One Rhizobium sp. NRK18 genomic window carries:
- the ppa gene encoding inorganic diphosphatase produces MRIDAIAIGKNPPEDVNVIVEVPVGGHPIKYEMDKEAGTLVVDRFLYTPMTYPGNYGFVPHTLCEDGDPIDVLICNTRPLVPGCVINVRPIGVMMMEDDGGKDEKILAVPVNKLTRRYENVHNYTDLPEITLQQIEHFFSHYKDLEPGKWVKIGDWQNVDVAKRLILESIERAKNAK; encoded by the coding sequence ATGCGCATTGATGCGATCGCCATCGGCAAGAACCCGCCGGAAGATGTCAACGTGATCGTCGAGGTCCCGGTCGGCGGCCATCCGATCAAGTACGAAATGGACAAGGAAGCAGGCACGCTCGTCGTCGACCGCTTCCTCTATACGCCGATGACCTATCCGGGCAATTACGGCTTCGTGCCGCACACGCTCTGCGAAGACGGCGACCCGATCGACGTCCTGATCTGCAACACGCGTCCGCTGGTTCCGGGCTGCGTCATCAACGTCCGCCCGATCGGCGTGATGATGATGGAAGACGACGGCGGTAAGGACGAGAAGATTCTCGCCGTGCCGGTCAACAAGCTGACCCGCCGCTACGAGAACGTCCACAACTACACCGACCTGCCGGAAATCACCCTGCAGCAGATCGAGCACTTCTTCTCGCACTACAAGGATCTGGAGCCCGGCAAATGGGTCAAGATCGGCGACTGGCAGAACGTCGACGTCGCCAAACGGCTGATCCTCGAATCCATCGAGCGCGCCAAGAACGCCAAGTAA
- a CDS encoding DUF167 domain-containing protein, with protein sequence MSAALRLFDDHATLCVRLTPNAGRDTVEGIETDAAGETYLKARVTAVPEKGKANKALIALLAKTLSIPKSSISVQGGETARKKILRIDGDPEDLKRKLAAFNDS encoded by the coding sequence GTGTCCGCAGCGCTCCGGCTTTTTGACGACCACGCGACGCTTTGTGTCCGGCTGACACCGAATGCCGGACGCGACACCGTGGAAGGCATCGAGACGGATGCGGCGGGCGAAACCTATCTGAAGGCCCGCGTTACGGCCGTTCCGGAAAAGGGCAAGGCCAACAAGGCGCTCATTGCCCTTCTCGCCAAGACGCTCTCCATCCCGAAATCATCGATCTCCGTTCAGGGCGGAGAAACGGCGCGTAAAAAAATCCTCCGGATCGATGGCGACCCGGAGGATTTGAAACGGAAGCTTGCCGCCTTTAACGACAGCTGA
- a CDS encoding YggT family protein, translating into MIAVIATLNFIINILWFIIIASAIFSWLYAFNVINSRNEFVNMIGRSLYQITEPMYRPIRRVLPNMGGLDLSPIVVLIILYFIQVLLNTTIANAVL; encoded by the coding sequence ATGATCGCCGTCATTGCAACGTTGAACTTCATTATCAACATTCTGTGGTTCATCATCATCGCATCGGCCATCTTCTCCTGGCTCTATGCGTTCAACGTGATCAATTCGCGCAACGAGTTCGTCAACATGATCGGTCGCTCGCTCTATCAGATCACCGAGCCGATGTACCGTCCGATCCGCCGGGTTCTGCCGAACATGGGCGGCCTCGATCTGTCGCCGATCGTCGTGCTAATCATCCTCTATTTCATCCAGGTACTGCTCAACACCACGATCGCCAACGCCGTCCTCTGA
- a CDS encoding MFS transporter has product MHSQTQSGRFAAFRHSSYLRFFVSRFLLTFAVQITSVSVGWQMYDETGSALYLGLIGLVQFLPSPVLMLVTGTVADRYNRRAIMAACIGVLGACTAAILALTLAGQFPPFVIFAILLVLGIARAFMGPAVQSLAPNLVPKEDLGNAVAWNSSAWQTATIVGPVTGGLLYGLGASVPYSVAVLLFIAAAVLALLIPKPASRGPAKAVGLETVLAGFRFIWSEKVVLGAISLDLFAVLLGGAVALMPIYARDILVLGPLGLGLLRAAPAIGAIGMALFLASVPITKHAGLFLFLGVAVFGAATIVFGISQTAWISIIALLFMGAGDMISVYVRETLILLWTPDEVRGRVSAVNMVFVGASNELGEFRAGTMASVFGAVAAVVIGGVGTLAVAGLWSLWFPKLRNIDTLEAPKHVD; this is encoded by the coding sequence ATGCATTCACAGACCCAGTCCGGACGCTTTGCTGCCTTCCGTCACTCCTCCTATCTCCGCTTTTTCGTGTCGCGCTTCCTGCTGACGTTCGCGGTGCAGATCACCAGCGTCTCCGTCGGCTGGCAGATGTATGACGAGACCGGCAGCGCTCTCTATCTCGGGCTGATCGGTCTGGTGCAGTTCCTGCCGTCGCCGGTGCTGATGCTGGTGACCGGCACCGTCGCCGACCGCTACAACCGCCGCGCCATCATGGCCGCATGCATCGGCGTGCTGGGCGCCTGCACGGCCGCCATCCTGGCGCTGACGCTTGCCGGACAGTTTCCGCCGTTCGTCATCTTTGCGATCCTGCTGGTTCTGGGGATTGCCCGCGCCTTCATGGGCCCCGCCGTCCAGTCGCTGGCTCCCAACCTCGTGCCGAAGGAAGATCTCGGCAATGCCGTCGCCTGGAATTCGTCCGCATGGCAGACGGCGACGATCGTCGGCCCGGTGACCGGCGGTCTGCTCTATGGTCTTGGCGCCTCCGTGCCCTATTCGGTCGCGGTCCTGCTCTTCATTGCCGCCGCCGTTCTGGCGCTTCTCATTCCCAAGCCGGCTTCACGAGGACCGGCGAAGGCTGTCGGGCTGGAAACGGTGCTGGCCGGCTTCCGCTTCATCTGGTCCGAGAAGGTTGTCCTTGGGGCGATTTCTCTGGACCTCTTCGCCGTCCTGCTTGGCGGCGCAGTGGCGCTGATGCCGATCTATGCGCGGGATATCCTCGTTCTCGGGCCGCTTGGCCTCGGCCTGCTCAGGGCGGCTCCGGCGATCGGCGCCATCGGCATGGCGCTGTTTCTCGCCAGCGTGCCGATCACCAAGCATGCCGGGCTATTCCTGTTCCTCGGCGTTGCCGTCTTCGGGGCGGCGACGATCGTTTTCGGGATTTCGCAGACCGCCTGGATCTCCATCATCGCGCTCCTGTTCATGGGCGCGGGCGACATGATTTCCGTCTATGTGCGTGAAACGCTGATCCTGTTGTGGACGCCGGACGAGGTGCGCGGCCGGGTGAGTGCCGTCAACATGGTCTTCGTTGGTGCCTCGAACGAGCTTGGCGAATTTCGCGCCGGCACCATGGCTTCCGTCTTCGGGGCGGTTGCAGCCGTCGTCATCGGTGGCGTCGGGACGCTGGCGGTGGCCGGACTATGGTCTCTTTGGTTCCCCAAGCTCCGCAACATCGACACGCTGGAAGCACCCAAGCACGTCGATTGA
- a CDS encoding TerB family tellurite resistance protein: MLERIQTFFQSLNIARPSSEFSPDDPKIAIVALCLQVMEADGRVEASEKAKLRSVLKSHFDLDDGRINDLVKAARSVESEAVDYYRFTSSIKWALDEEQRIELIGILWDIAYADGERSELEDNAIWRIAELLGISGRDRIIMRQQAQARTLAPASEPENSSEG; encoded by the coding sequence ATGCTGGAAAGAATTCAGACTTTCTTCCAAAGTCTCAACATTGCCCGCCCCTCGTCCGAATTCTCGCCGGACGACCCGAAAATCGCGATCGTCGCTCTCTGTCTCCAGGTCATGGAGGCGGACGGCAGGGTCGAGGCCTCGGAAAAGGCCAAGCTGCGCTCGGTCCTCAAGTCGCATTTCGATCTCGACGACGGCCGTATCAATGACCTGGTGAAGGCGGCACGAAGCGTCGAGAGCGAGGCGGTCGACTATTACCGCTTCACCTCCTCCATCAAGTGGGCGCTCGACGAGGAACAACGCATCGAATTGATCGGCATCCTCTGGGATATCGCCTATGCCGATGGTGAGCGCAGCGAGCTGGAAGACAACGCCATCTGGCGCATCGCAGAATTGCTGGGCATCTCCGGCCGTGACCGGATCATCATGCGCCAGCAGGCGCAGGCGCGCACTCTCGCCCCCGCATCAGAACCGGAAAACTCCTCCGAAGGCTGA
- a CDS encoding heme biosynthesis protein HemY: MIRLLIFALLVLALGYGFSWLADRPGDISLVWEGQLYEMQLQVAAVLLVVAVAAIMIVWWLLRSIWTSPHRVTRFFRARKRDRGYQALSTGMIAAGAGNALLARKMSARARGLLRVDQEPLIHLLDAQAAMIEGRHDEARRKFEQMADDPETAELGLRGLYLEAKRLGADEAARQYAERAVEKAPYLPWAAQAALETRCQLGNWDNALTMVDQQKVAKILTKEEAKRKRATLLTARANDRLEGDPKGAREDAMEALRLEPEFVPAAIAAGKAYLREDNLRKAASVLEQAWKLNPHPQIADVYINARGGTSAVDRLKRAEKLEGLKPNNLEGLIVTAHAALDAKEFSLARQKAEAALRMEAREGICLLLADIEDAETGDQGRVRYWMNAALRAPRDPAWIADGFVSEKWLPVSPVTGKLDAFEWKAPFTQMPGAIENSSSLPPLPPLENKAAAAAPEPVPEARVGTSATIIEADLAKPAAEPTETKKPEPVAEVRKMEPTKPKPATETAAAKTAKNKGEEQSRGIEDPFFGRPPDDPGVKDPSKETESKTRLRLF, from the coding sequence ATGATACGCCTTTTGATATTCGCCCTTCTCGTCCTCGCGCTCGGTTACGGATTCTCGTGGCTTGCCGACAGGCCGGGCGACATCTCGCTTGTCTGGGAAGGCCAGCTCTATGAGATGCAGCTGCAGGTCGCGGCTGTCCTGCTCGTGGTGGCCGTCGCGGCGATCATGATCGTCTGGTGGCTCCTGCGTTCCATCTGGACGTCGCCGCACCGTGTCACGCGTTTCTTTCGAGCCCGCAAGCGCGACCGCGGCTATCAGGCGCTGTCGACCGGCATGATTGCCGCAGGTGCCGGCAATGCCCTGCTGGCCCGCAAGATGAGCGCCCGCGCCCGCGGCCTCCTGCGGGTCGATCAGGAACCGTTGATCCACCTTCTCGACGCCCAGGCGGCGATGATCGAAGGCAGGCACGACGAGGCGCGCCGCAAGTTCGAACAGATGGCCGACGACCCGGAAACGGCGGAACTCGGCCTGCGCGGGCTCTATCTCGAGGCCAAGCGTCTGGGTGCCGACGAAGCGGCACGCCAGTATGCGGAGCGCGCTGTCGAAAAGGCGCCCTATCTTCCCTGGGCTGCGCAAGCAGCGCTTGAAACGCGTTGCCAGCTGGGCAACTGGGACAATGCGCTGACCATGGTCGACCAGCAGAAGGTCGCCAAGATCCTGACCAAGGAAGAGGCCAAGCGCAAACGCGCCACCCTGCTGACCGCCCGCGCCAACGACCGGCTCGAGGGCGACCCGAAGGGTGCCCGCGAAGACGCCATGGAAGCGCTGAGGCTTGAGCCGGAATTCGTGCCGGCGGCGATTGCGGCCGGCAAAGCATATCTCCGCGAGGACAATCTGCGCAAGGCGGCAAGCGTTCTGGAACAGGCCTGGAAGCTCAATCCCCACCCGCAGATCGCCGACGTCTACATCAATGCCCGCGGCGGCACCTCCGCCGTCGACCGTCTGAAGCGCGCCGAAAAGCTGGAAGGCCTGAAGCCGAACAATCTCGAAGGCCTGATCGTCACCGCCCACGCGGCGCTCGATGCGAAGGAATTCTCGCTGGCGCGCCAGAAGGCCGAGGCGGCACTGCGCATGGAAGCCCGCGAAGGCATCTGCCTGCTGCTGGCCGACATCGAGGACGCCGAAACCGGCGATCAGGGCCGCGTCCGCTACTGGATGAATGCCGCCTTGCGGGCGCCGCGCGATCCGGCCTGGATCGCCGACGGCTTCGTCTCCGAAAAGTGGCTGCCGGTATCGCCGGTCACCGGAAAACTCGACGCGTTCGAATGGAAGGCGCCGTTTACGCAGATGCCGGGCGCAATCGAGAATTCCAGTTCTCTGCCGCCATTGCCGCCGCTGGAAAACAAGGCGGCGGCCGCTGCTCCGGAACCCGTGCCGGAAGCACGTGTCGGGACCTCGGCCACCATCATCGAGGCGGATCTTGCAAAACCGGCTGCAGAACCGACGGAGACGAAGAAGCCGGAGCCCGTCGCCGAAGTCCGCAAGATGGAGCCGACAAAGCCGAAACCGGCCACGGAGACCGCCGCAGCCAAGACGGCAAAGAACAAGGGAGAGGAGCAATCCAGGGGGATCGAGGATCCCTTCTTCGGACGTCCGCCGGACGATCCCGGGGTGAAGGATCCGAGCAAGGAGACGGAATCGAAAACCCGCCTGCGCCTCTTTTAA
- a CDS encoding COG4223 family protein has protein sequence MDPEKPARRSRSKKEPVTIDLEAEKATEETSSVEPSEPAAENVAEEPQSGAPEAFAPELSSEAKADDAPAEPTYTDEAAREAIEEPPTEGPKPTESTKPVEPVQAAPSRGSAGLLAAGIVGGVVALALAGSMQYAGYLPSASEPAASSAPSFDASRLESEIASLKSQIADLKAAPAGGAADPQLETRITALEQAQQNAGSAEPFDSSALESQIAGLNDTVAALKSELAKTAEAQSQTTQQLTDRLATAEKKIDEPRKDVSMARAVAAATLKTAIDRGGPFQAELATLEGVAPDNQAVKDLAPYAAVGVPSRSDLARQFSPVADRIIEAVNQPTGSESLTDRLLTSAKSLIKVRPVGMVEGDSVEAIVARMEEKLKNGDLKGAAIEWDSLPDAGKQASSDFKDTLDKRIKVEDLAESIMTNAVAGTN, from the coding sequence ATGGACCCGGAAAAGCCGGCACGCCGTTCCCGAAGCAAGAAGGAACCGGTAACGATCGATCTCGAAGCGGAAAAGGCGACGGAAGAGACGTCCTCCGTCGAGCCATCCGAGCCGGCAGCCGAGAACGTGGCGGAGGAACCGCAATCCGGTGCCCCGGAAGCGTTCGCTCCCGAATTGTCGAGCGAAGCCAAGGCAGATGACGCGCCGGCGGAGCCGACCTACACCGACGAGGCGGCACGCGAAGCCATCGAAGAGCCGCCGACCGAAGGCCCCAAGCCTACCGAAAGTACGAAGCCGGTCGAACCAGTTCAAGCAGCGCCAAGCCGCGGCAGCGCCGGTCTGCTTGCCGCTGGCATCGTCGGTGGCGTCGTTGCATTGGCGCTCGCCGGTTCCATGCAATATGCGGGCTACCTGCCCTCCGCCTCGGAACCGGCCGCATCCAGCGCACCGTCTTTCGACGCCAGCCGACTGGAAAGCGAAATCGCAAGCCTCAAGAGCCAGATTGCGGACCTGAAGGCCGCTCCGGCCGGCGGCGCCGCCGATCCGCAGCTTGAAACGCGGATTACCGCACTCGAACAGGCCCAGCAGAATGCCGGCAGTGCAGAGCCCTTCGACAGCTCTGCCCTTGAGAGCCAGATCGCCGGCCTCAACGACACTGTTGCGGCCTTGAAATCGGAACTCGCGAAAACCGCCGAAGCCCAGAGCCAAACGACCCAGCAACTCACCGACCGGCTGGCGACCGCCGAAAAGAAGATCGACGAGCCCCGCAAGGATGTCAGCATGGCCCGCGCCGTGGCGGCCGCGACCCTGAAGACGGCAATCGACCGTGGCGGCCCGTTCCAGGCGGAACTTGCAACGCTCGAAGGCGTTGCACCCGATAACCAGGCCGTGAAGGATCTTGCACCCTATGCGGCCGTCGGCGTCCCTTCGCGCTCCGATCTCGCCCGGCAGTTCTCGCCGGTCGCCGACCGGATCATCGAGGCGGTCAACCAGCCGACCGGCAGCGAAAGCCTGACCGACCGGCTGCTGACGAGCGCCAAGTCACTGATCAAGGTCCGCCCCGTCGGCATGGTCGAAGGCGACAGCGTCGAGGCGATCGTGGCCCGGATGGAGGAGAAACTGAAGAACGGTGACCTGAAGGGTGCAGCGATCGAATGGGACAGCCTTCCGGACGCCGGAAAGCAGGCCTCAAGCGACTTCAAGGATACGCTCGACAAGCGCATCAAGGTCGAAGACCTCGCCGAAAGCATCATGACAAATGCTGTAGCGGGCACAAACTAG
- a CDS encoding uroporphyrinogen-III synthase, whose product MRVVVTRPATSAEGSAARLRALGHEPVLLPLTVAVHKAIVWADTLVEEPAALAATSAEAIRALSTAGPIPEHLLSVPLFSVGPATSAAARDAGFLKITESQGSGNELAVRISEDCPPTSKNSPLLYLAGTPRASGLEAGLAECGAVFRTVEVYRMEDIAYAPATVRRALFDPPADVVLLYSRANAERFLALPFEAEARERLQTLRFACLSPNIAEALPHNLRHRAVVAANPDEDTLFRLLEKQM is encoded by the coding sequence ATGCGGGTGGTTGTCACCCGTCCGGCCACCTCCGCCGAAGGCTCGGCGGCACGGCTTCGCGCCCTCGGTCACGAACCGGTTCTTCTGCCGTTGACCGTAGCGGTCCACAAAGCCATCGTCTGGGCCGATACCCTTGTCGAAGAGCCGGCCGCATTGGCCGCAACCAGCGCGGAGGCGATCCGGGCGCTCTCCACCGCCGGACCAATCCCGGAACACCTTCTATCCGTCCCGCTCTTCAGCGTCGGTCCGGCAACGTCGGCGGCGGCGCGGGACGCCGGTTTCCTCAAGATCACCGAGTCGCAGGGCAGCGGCAATGAGCTTGCCGTCCGCATCTCGGAAGACTGCCCGCCGACCTCGAAGAACAGCCCTCTCCTCTATCTTGCCGGAACGCCCCGGGCATCAGGCCTCGAAGCCGGACTTGCCGAATGCGGAGCCGTCTTTCGCACGGTCGAGGTCTACCGCATGGAGGACATCGCCTATGCGCCGGCGACAGTTCGCCGCGCGCTATTCGATCCGCCCGCCGACGTCGTCCTCCTCTATTCGCGCGCCAATGCCGAACGCTTTCTCGCGCTGCCGTTCGAGGCCGAGGCACGCGAACGGCTGCAAACGCTGCGTTTTGCCTGCCTCAGCCCCAATATCGCCGAGGCTCTGCCCCACAATCTCCGCCATAGGGCCGTGGTCGCGGCAAACCCCGACGAAGACACGCTTTTTCGCCTTCTCGAGAAGCAAATGTGA